The genomic DNA TACGAGAAATTTCCCAGCAACTGGGAACTTTCCACCGCGCGCGCATGTTCCGTGGTCAGCTATTTTATCGATTTCGGGCTCGACCCGGGGCTGATGTACGCCGAAGGAAAAGCGGAGTTCGATAGCGTCTATCCCAACGATACCGCCGAAGGCCGTATGTATAACCGCCGTATCGATATCTATATCACCCTCGAGAAGATGAAGACTTAATCTACAATATTTATCGGTTCGCCTGTTTCGGATATGATTTTTTTAAATTCCGGCGAAACCTTAGAATAATCGACAATATCCACCCGGAACGGTAAATCCGATTCCTCGAATTCTTCCTTCAGACGGGTATAAACACTAAATTCTAGACCATTATCTCCCAATACCGCAATATCTAAATCGGAATAATCTTCGGAATTTCCTTTCACACGCGAACCGAACGCACACACACTCATATCGGGGATATATTTCCGCAGGATTACCCGGACTTTTTCCAACAAGCCCGCCGGAATGTTAATCATTTTTAGCCTCGATCGCCGAATATAGCTTTTGAGCCTCGATAATAAAATCCATCGCGATACGAAATACCTCGTCCGCCATCTCCTCATTATAAGTATGACTTGTAATATTCCGCGCCTCGTGATAATTCATCCACTTCTCAATATTATCGATTAACAGGGATTCCCGTGCGAAACGGAAGAGTTCGCGTCGGCTGACGCCCTCGATATAGACTCTCCCGATATTTCCTTCAATCCATCGTTTCATCATCTTCCAGCATAACTCATAGGTAAACTCGAAATTCTGAATCATACCGGAACGCAGACCCTTCCGGGTAATCCCGTCCAATGTTCCCATAAAGTCTTTATCGCTCATCTTTTCCGCGAGTTTTTCCATCGAATCAAGCGCGCGCTTCAATCCGCCTAAATCAAGCATCGTACTTTTTTCCTTCCATCATTTTATTTAGTATAACGGAACTGCCCCAAATGTCAAATGAAATAATACGAATGTGTTCGCTACACCATAATAATCCGATCGATTCCCGCAGTCCTCTCTCCGATATCCGCGAACGCATTGATAAAATGCA from Brevinematales bacterium includes the following:
- a CDS encoding nucleotidyltransferase domain-containing protein; protein product: MINIPAGLLEKVRVILRKYIPDMSVCAFGSRVKGNSEDYSDLDIAVLGDNGLEFSVYTRLKEEFEESDLPFRVDIVDYSKVSPEFKKIISETGEPINIVD
- a CDS encoding nucleotidyltransferase translates to MLDLGGLKRALDSMEKLAEKMSDKDFMGTLDGITRKGLRSGMIQNFEFTYELCWKMMKRWIEGNIGRVYIEGVSRRELFRFARESLLIDNIEKWMNYHEARNITSHTYNEEMADEVFRIAMDFIIEAQKLYSAIEAKND